One genomic segment of Deltaproteobacteria bacterium includes these proteins:
- a CDS encoding MopE-related protein has protein sequence MMDRLTRSALPWAGLLLLLAGAACSRSELGDRRCQDGVCPCVFEADCPEGFDCVDAVCVEKIATDAGPGKLGFGELCESNDRCLSGYCLPDLQGAFCTLPCSTGCPEGWACREVLDPRGEVESLGLCVVDRDVLCQACLEDADCNLSGGDRCLDADLDGLPGCARDCTFEPCPEGYHCTDVVMGEGEIDRQCLPDAGTCACGPSSEGQLRGCLRQNELGICSGQELCEVPGGWSECSAREPVPELCNGIDDDCEGRIDEGLEPRPCSATLGDWTCSGTETCAGASGWLCDAPLPEAERCDGADNNCDGVTDEDFVDDAGLYFQREHCGGCGIDCDAIIPHATATLCEIHEGAARCIATACEAGTFPYLEGTICLRLPDTLCQPCNTDDDCVAPGSHCIEEGPERFCGRDCAPGSAYGTTCPTGYACEPHAQGSQCQPTTDTCLCDADHLGTVRGCNVDFCQGYETCAASGGTQDWSSCDISAIVEICDELDNDCDGDIDEGYLNPATGRYDTDAHCGFCNNDCSAYWVPEIVHATGTCNAALPFPTCEMGACVTETVGGIDYEWVDVDGLPGNGCECRRVRGNTATDLPDRGAFPEPGSEYVDENCDGVDGVIGHALFVWGGRSGQGTGTMSDPFRTIRQALVAFPTSGKRYILVAEGVYEENLRLTEGMQLFGGYAPDFLSREITVHATTVQAGPPPAPASPGAMNLINVGHGAATTIVSGFHLLGRDVAPGTADDQDGAPSIAVYLRNVGPGVVFQNNVIRGGHAGAGGRGSTGAQGFGRQASAALDGRAGIDSVPVVGVCPATLVVAGGLAGRNTTCGQANGNPGGSAICPVFDWGASPVRGAQQAYSVLPLGKNGAGGHDWSYDDFSGPECSHATESGWPSSIQTNIGGDGLDGQDGSPGNGGGGCTGRYGSISGTFWVPSPAAGTAGGAGAIGDGGGGGGAGGGTARFASGGCQQHEQGASGGGGGAGGCGGRGGNPGGDGGASIAILAYFGAPTSAAGLPRITDNRIRRGPGGRGGDGGFGGPGGQGGNGAFGGF, from the coding sequence ATGATGGATCGCCTCACGCGCAGCGCCCTCCCCTGGGCCGGGCTCCTCCTCCTCCTCGCGGGCGCCGCCTGCTCGCGCTCCGAGCTGGGCGACCGCCGCTGCCAGGACGGGGTCTGCCCCTGCGTCTTCGAGGCCGACTGCCCCGAGGGCTTCGACTGCGTGGACGCGGTCTGCGTGGAGAAGATCGCCACCGACGCCGGGCCGGGGAAGCTGGGCTTCGGCGAGCTCTGCGAGAGCAACGACCGCTGCCTCTCCGGCTACTGCCTCCCGGACCTCCAGGGGGCCTTCTGCACCCTCCCCTGCAGCACCGGCTGCCCCGAGGGCTGGGCCTGCCGGGAGGTGCTCGACCCCCGGGGCGAGGTGGAGTCCCTCGGCCTCTGCGTCGTCGATCGCGACGTGCTCTGCCAGGCCTGCCTGGAGGACGCCGACTGCAACCTCTCCGGCGGCGACCGCTGCCTGGACGCCGACCTCGACGGCCTGCCCGGCTGCGCCCGGGACTGCACCTTCGAGCCCTGCCCCGAGGGCTACCACTGCACCGACGTGGTGATGGGCGAGGGCGAGATCGACCGGCAGTGCCTGCCCGACGCCGGCACCTGCGCCTGCGGTCCGTCCTCCGAGGGGCAGCTGCGGGGCTGCCTGCGCCAGAACGAGCTGGGCATCTGCAGCGGCCAGGAGCTCTGCGAGGTCCCCGGCGGCTGGTCGGAGTGCTCCGCGCGGGAGCCGGTCCCCGAGCTCTGCAACGGCATCGACGACGACTGCGAGGGCAGGATCGACGAGGGCCTGGAGCCTCGCCCCTGCTCGGCCACCCTCGGCGACTGGACCTGCAGCGGCACCGAGACCTGCGCCGGCGCGAGCGGCTGGCTCTGCGACGCCCCCCTGCCCGAGGCCGAGCGCTGCGACGGCGCGGACAACAACTGCGACGGGGTCACCGACGAGGACTTCGTGGACGACGCCGGGCTCTACTTCCAGCGAGAGCACTGCGGCGGCTGCGGCATCGACTGCGACGCCATCATCCCCCACGCGACGGCCACCCTCTGCGAGATCCACGAGGGCGCGGCACGCTGCATCGCCACGGCCTGCGAGGCCGGCACCTTCCCCTACCTCGAGGGGACGATCTGCCTGCGGCTGCCGGACACCCTCTGCCAGCCCTGCAACACCGACGATGACTGCGTGGCGCCCGGCAGCCACTGCATCGAGGAGGGCCCGGAGCGCTTCTGCGGCCGGGACTGCGCCCCGGGCTCGGCCTACGGGACGACCTGCCCGACCGGCTACGCCTGCGAGCCCCACGCGCAGGGCAGCCAGTGCCAGCCCACCACCGACACCTGCCTCTGCGACGCGGACCACCTGGGCACCGTCCGGGGCTGCAACGTCGACTTCTGCCAGGGCTACGAGACCTGCGCGGCCAGCGGCGGCACCCAGGACTGGAGCAGCTGCGACATCTCCGCGATCGTCGAGATCTGCGACGAGCTCGACAACGACTGCGACGGCGACATCGACGAGGGCTACCTCAACCCGGCCACCGGCCGCTACGACACCGACGCCCACTGCGGCTTCTGCAACAACGACTGCAGCGCCTACTGGGTGCCCGAGATCGTCCACGCCACCGGCACCTGCAACGCCGCGCTGCCCTTCCCGACCTGCGAGATGGGGGCCTGCGTCACCGAGACCGTCGGCGGGATCGACTACGAGTGGGTCGACGTGGACGGCCTGCCCGGGAACGGCTGCGAGTGCCGCCGGGTGCGGGGCAACACCGCGACCGACCTCCCGGATCGCGGCGCCTTCCCCGAGCCGGGCAGCGAGTACGTCGACGAGAACTGTGACGGCGTCGACGGCGTCATCGGGCACGCGCTCTTCGTCTGGGGCGGCCGCAGCGGCCAGGGCACCGGGACGATGAGCGATCCCTTCCGGACGATCCGCCAGGCCCTCGTGGCCTTCCCCACCTCCGGCAAGCGCTACATCCTCGTCGCGGAGGGCGTCTACGAAGAGAACCTGCGCCTGACCGAGGGGATGCAGCTCTTCGGCGGCTACGCGCCAGACTTCCTCTCCCGCGAGATCACGGTCCACGCGACCACGGTGCAGGCGGGCCCGCCGCCGGCGCCCGCCTCACCGGGCGCCATGAACCTCATCAACGTGGGGCACGGCGCCGCCACCACGATCGTCAGCGGCTTCCACCTCCTGGGCCGGGACGTCGCGCCGGGCACCGCCGACGATCAGGACGGCGCCCCCTCGATCGCCGTCTACCTGCGGAACGTGGGGCCGGGGGTCGTGTTCCAGAACAACGTCATCCGGGGCGGCCACGCCGGCGCCGGGGGCCGGGGCTCCACCGGCGCTCAGGGCTTCGGCCGCCAGGCCTCCGCCGCCCTCGACGGCCGCGCCGGGATCGACAGCGTGCCGGTGGTCGGCGTCTGCCCCGCCACCCTGGTGGTCGCGGGCGGCCTGGCCGGCAGGAACACGACCTGCGGCCAGGCGAACGGCAACCCGGGCGGGAGCGCCATCTGCCCGGTCTTCGACTGGGGCGCGAGCCCGGTGCGGGGCGCGCAGCAGGCCTACTCGGTCCTCCCGCTGGGGAAGAACGGGGCCGGCGGCCACGACTGGAGCTACGACGACTTCAGCGGACCCGAGTGCTCGCACGCGACCGAGAGTGGCTGGCCCTCCAGCATCCAGACCAACATCGGCGGCGACGGCCTGGACGGTCAGGACGGCTCCCCGGGCAACGGCGGGGGCGGCTGCACCGGGCGCTACGGCTCGATCTCCGGCACCTTCTGGGTGCCCTCGCCGGCCGCCGGCACCGCGGGCGGGGCCGGCGCGATCGGCGATGGTGGCGGTGGCGGTGGCGCGGGCGGCGGCACCGCCCGCTTCGCCAGCGGCGGCTGCCAGCAGCACGAGCAGGGCGCCAGCGGCGGCGGCGGCGGCGCGGGCGGCTGCGGCGGCCGGGGCGGGAACCCCGGCGGCGACGGCGGGGCCTCCATCGCGATCCTCGCCTACTTCGGCGCCCCCACC
- a CDS encoding MopE-related protein, translated as MRSHSSSSGLLLLLALGLGAAGCRLGYLEDPPVDCRNTEACECTEDRECPQPLSCVNGFCSRYPPGAVLEFGEFCFEDLECVSGYCIDHSSGQRRICSRECDPAHPCPEGWDCKRRPGDPEVDLCVEHLDRLCAECSVDDHCNPAFGDLCLELEGVRGCALDCTLGGACPEGFLCTEVSAGESTVAQCVPETGTCACTPANAGLTRGCTVRNDNGSCSGKQVCGEDGQWGACEAPVAEPEICDGLDNDCDGLIDADDPSVDISALPLDLPYPACQKGAAENCRGTWTCQAAAAGTFEWLCGATDPEAELCDGLDNDCDGSTDEDFLDPSGDYVHPEHCGSCELDCFRVLHDLAPERSDAATCEVRAGGPTCVPLACAPGFAPYPELGPVLCRENASSQCRPCTSLGDCGFSTDRCGRVGEDPHDSCLQGCGADAPYGGCTGRLGEQGCCPEGHTCQSFGGAPVCLPDVGSCDCNAERLGADRPCLLRGDAGQTCLGVQQCEADAAGEPAWNDCDASLTSIEVCDGLDNDCDGTADTPFIDTRGTGTYDTDEHCGQCYEDCRSHWSESIQHAIGGCVPQGAGRPPVCEIVACTREEMGGGGACRIDADCPGGWRCDPLRHQCSQACTSDADCSGGPCLGGSCALTCTGDATCVSRFGAPSACVNGACQIELQWVDADETSANGCECPTALGTGTDLPDLHDTYPVAGAPYLDRDCDGVDGEATSALFVWSGSASGQGTRERPYTTIGAALAAFDPTRHSQVLVAAGYYEETIELLPGLELHGGYTADFGERDPVANPTILAGPEPDFSLPVPPRGVVNARNISSGRTVFAGFVVHGYDVTFKPGAGQPGENSIAIALDNCTDAVEIRNNVIVAGLAGEGGAGATARSGRSGGFGGDGRDSVECTTASCANERQPGGAAGLNASCSGADGNRGAAADGSVDPQGYRSTANGNGIGGNNGAYSSALTPQFADYCKYDCLVGQDMVGKPARSGQNGGDGAGGGGCADPVGRVTGSTWRPRSGTRGDAGGAATGGGGGGAGGCVINQNPSTCTQGSRLGDLGATGGGGGAGGCGGLGGGPGGSGGGSFGVLLTFNQSVPAPPVVQGNLVRLGAGGGGGPGGFGGHGGLGGQGGNGGIAQPPAWCAGTGGKGGRGGDGGAGGGGGGGCGGVAYGIAGNRLGATDYAAANTFDPPLAAPSGGPGGPGGPGPAGGDGGAGQSGDSANFRTF; from the coding sequence ATGCGGTCTCACTCCTCCTCCTCGGGTCTCCTCCTGCTCCTGGCCCTCGGGCTCGGGGCCGCCGGCTGCCGCCTGGGCTACCTGGAAGACCCCCCGGTCGACTGCCGCAACACGGAGGCCTGCGAGTGCACCGAGGACCGGGAGTGCCCGCAGCCCCTCTCCTGCGTGAACGGCTTCTGCTCGCGCTATCCCCCGGGAGCCGTGCTCGAGTTCGGCGAGTTCTGCTTCGAGGACCTGGAGTGCGTCTCGGGCTACTGCATCGACCACAGCTCGGGCCAGCGCCGGATCTGCAGCCGGGAGTGCGACCCCGCGCACCCCTGCCCCGAGGGCTGGGACTGCAAGCGGCGGCCCGGTGACCCCGAGGTCGACCTCTGCGTCGAGCACCTCGACCGGCTCTGCGCCGAGTGCTCGGTGGACGACCACTGCAACCCCGCCTTCGGGGACCTCTGCCTCGAGCTCGAGGGCGTGCGGGGCTGCGCCCTGGACTGCACCCTGGGGGGGGCGTGCCCGGAGGGCTTCCTCTGCACCGAGGTGAGCGCCGGCGAGAGCACGGTCGCCCAGTGCGTGCCCGAGACCGGCACCTGCGCCTGCACGCCCGCCAACGCCGGGCTCACCCGGGGCTGCACCGTGCGCAACGACAACGGCAGCTGCTCCGGGAAGCAGGTCTGCGGCGAGGACGGCCAGTGGGGCGCCTGCGAGGCCCCGGTGGCCGAGCCGGAGATCTGCGACGGCCTCGACAACGACTGCGACGGGCTGATCGACGCCGACGATCCCTCGGTCGACATCTCCGCGCTCCCCCTCGACCTGCCCTACCCCGCCTGCCAGAAGGGCGCCGCCGAGAACTGCCGCGGCACCTGGACCTGCCAGGCCGCCGCCGCGGGCACCTTCGAGTGGCTCTGCGGCGCCACCGACCCGGAGGCGGAGCTCTGCGACGGCCTCGACAACGACTGCGACGGCAGCACCGACGAGGACTTCCTCGACCCCAGCGGGGACTACGTGCACCCCGAGCACTGCGGCAGCTGCGAGCTCGACTGCTTCCGGGTGCTGCACGACCTGGCGCCGGAGCGCAGCGACGCCGCCACCTGCGAGGTGCGGGCGGGCGGCCCCACCTGCGTGCCCCTGGCCTGCGCGCCCGGCTTCGCCCCCTACCCCGAGCTCGGCCCGGTCCTCTGCCGCGAGAACGCCTCCTCCCAGTGCCGCCCCTGCACGAGCCTGGGGGACTGCGGCTTCAGCACCGACCGCTGCGGGCGCGTCGGCGAGGATCCCCACGACTCCTGCCTCCAGGGCTGCGGCGCCGACGCACCCTATGGCGGCTGCACCGGTCGCCTCGGTGAGCAGGGCTGCTGCCCGGAGGGGCACACCTGCCAGAGCTTCGGCGGCGCCCCGGTCTGCCTGCCGGACGTGGGCAGCTGCGACTGCAACGCCGAGCGGCTCGGCGCCGACCGCCCCTGCCTGCTGCGCGGCGACGCCGGGCAGACCTGCCTCGGGGTGCAGCAGTGCGAGGCCGACGCGGCGGGGGAGCCGGCCTGGAACGACTGCGACGCCTCCCTGACCTCCATCGAGGTCTGCGACGGCCTCGACAACGACTGCGACGGCACCGCCGACACCCCCTTCATCGACACCCGGGGCACGGGGACCTACGACACCGACGAGCACTGCGGGCAGTGCTACGAGGACTGCCGCAGCCACTGGAGCGAGTCGATCCAGCACGCCATCGGCGGCTGCGTGCCCCAGGGCGCGGGCCGGCCGCCCGTCTGCGAGATCGTCGCCTGCACCCGGGAGGAGATGGGCGGGGGCGGCGCCTGCCGGATCGACGCCGACTGCCCCGGCGGCTGGCGCTGCGACCCCCTCCGGCACCAGTGCAGCCAGGCCTGCACCTCCGACGCCGACTGCAGCGGCGGCCCCTGCCTGGGAGGAAGCTGCGCCCTCACCTGCACCGGCGACGCCACCTGCGTGAGCCGCTTCGGAGCCCCGAGCGCCTGCGTGAACGGCGCCTGCCAGATCGAGCTGCAGTGGGTCGACGCCGACGAGACGAGCGCGAACGGCTGCGAGTGTCCGACCGCGCTGGGCACCGGCACCGACCTGCCGGATCTCCACGACACCTACCCCGTCGCCGGCGCCCCCTACCTCGACCGGGACTGCGACGGCGTCGACGGCGAGGCCACCAGCGCGCTCTTCGTCTGGTCCGGCAGCGCGAGCGGCCAGGGCACCCGGGAGCGCCCCTACACCACCATCGGCGCCGCCCTCGCCGCCTTCGATCCCACGCGGCACAGCCAGGTGCTGGTCGCGGCCGGCTACTACGAGGAGACGATCGAGCTGCTGCCGGGCCTCGAGCTCCACGGCGGCTACACCGCCGACTTCGGCGAGCGCGATCCCGTGGCCAACCCGACGATCCTCGCCGGCCCCGAGCCGGACTTCTCCCTCCCGGTGCCGCCGCGAGGCGTGGTCAACGCCCGCAACATCAGCTCCGGCCGCACGGTCTTCGCCGGCTTCGTGGTCCACGGCTACGACGTGACCTTCAAGCCCGGGGCGGGCCAGCCCGGCGAGAACAGCATCGCCATCGCCCTCGACAACTGCACGGACGCCGTCGAGATCCGCAACAACGTCATCGTCGCCGGCCTGGCCGGCGAGGGAGGCGCCGGCGCCACCGCGCGCAGCGGACGCTCCGGGGGCTTCGGCGGGGACGGCCGCGACTCGGTGGAGTGCACGACGGCCTCCTGCGCCAACGAGCGCCAGCCGGGCGGCGCCGCCGGGCTCAACGCGAGCTGCTCGGGGGCCGACGGCAACCGCGGGGCGGCCGCCGACGGCAGCGTCGATCCCCAGGGCTACCGCAGCACCGCGAACGGCAACGGGATCGGCGGCAACAACGGCGCCTACTCCTCGGCCCTCACGCCGCAGTTCGCCGACTACTGCAAGTACGACTGCCTGGTCGGCCAGGACATGGTGGGCAAGCCCGCGCGCTCCGGCCAGAACGGCGGCGACGGCGCGGGCGGCGGCGGCTGCGCGGATCCCGTCGGCCGCGTGACCGGCAGCACCTGGCGGCCGCGCAGCGGGACCCGCGGTGACGCGGGCGGCGCCGCCACCGGCGGCGGCGGCGGCGGCGCGGGCGGCTGCGTCATCAACCAGAACCCCTCGACCTGCACCCAGGGGAGCCGGCTCGGCGACCTCGGCGCCACGGGCGGCGGCGGCGGCGCCGGCGGCTGCGGCGGCCTCGGAGGCGGCCCCGGCGGCTCCGGCGGCGGCTCCTTCGGCGTCCTGCTGACCTTCAACCAGTCGGTCCCCGCTCCCCCGGTGGTGCAGGGGAACCTCGTCCGCCTCGGCGCCGGCGGCGGCGGCGGCCCCGGCGGCTTCGGCGGGCACGGCGGCCTCGGCGGCCAGGGCGGCAACGGCGGCATCGCGCAGCCCCCGGCCTGGTGCGCGGGCACCGGCGGCAAGGGCGGCCGGGGTGGCGACGGCGGCGCGGGCGGCGGCGGCGGCGGTGGCTGCGGCGGCGTGGCCTACGGGATCGCCGGCAACCGCCTCGGCGCCACCGACTACGCGGCGGCGAACACCTTCGATCCTCCCCTGGCGGCCCCGAGCGGGGGCCCGGGCGGCCCCGGAGGCCCCGGACCCGCCGGCGGCGACGGCGGCGCGGGCCAGAGCGGCGACTCCGCGAACTTCAGGACCTTCTGA
- a CDS encoding Na+/H+ antiporter NhaC family protein: MGFKGLGEKLLRWRPDRALLLRASAVVLGLLVVVLLVDRGGAHGRVATSLAVTEKLLPDLKKAAGEPEEPLRLTLVVSGGEEGEREIARRTFSAAPWIREAAAGEVVDGELRAYLGFDEETASLSAAIELSRPGAGPPATAKTERRLISVWALTPPLLAILLAFATRRLFPSLISAIALAALLSAPDLTLLGVDYGLKEYLWAATASDAFKIWILVFTTALIGMVGVATRAGGVQGIVDRIATRARTRRATQGATMGMGLAIFFDDYANTIVVGTTMRGLTDKLRISREKLAYLVDSTSAPVAGVALISTWIGYEVGLFGDLGTSLGLGLDGYQLFFAALPYRFYCGFTLVFLILLIWLQRDYGPMLQAERRALHEGKVLRDGAEPLSGAGMERVAMEPGVRPLAHVALLPILVVILGAGVGLFLDGGGGAQLSADPARFFTYALWRDAFGGAENSTFVLAMAALAGSALVVALARLHRLLSPDAIVRSYARGVWSMAPAVVVLILAWGIKAACDDVGTSHFLIAWLQDSISVSALPLIIFILAAFVAFATGTSWGTMGILIPTAVPLAYHLGGEEALFVAAAAVLDGAIFGDHCSPISDTTVMSSIASGSDHLDHVRTQIPYALTSMVAAGLFGYVWWALGAPYPVGLGLGAMALFGVIRFVGRPVEEPA, translated from the coding sequence ATGGGATTCAAGGGATTGGGAGAGAAGCTGCTGCGCTGGCGGCCGGACCGGGCGTTGCTGCTGCGGGCCTCGGCCGTGGTCCTCGGCCTGCTGGTCGTCGTGTTGCTGGTCGACCGCGGCGGAGCGCACGGCCGGGTCGCGACCTCCCTCGCGGTGACCGAGAAGCTCCTGCCCGATCTGAAGAAGGCCGCGGGCGAGCCCGAGGAGCCCCTGCGCCTGACCCTCGTCGTGAGCGGCGGCGAGGAGGGCGAGCGCGAGATCGCCCGGCGCACCTTCTCGGCCGCGCCCTGGATCCGCGAGGCCGCCGCCGGGGAGGTGGTGGACGGCGAGCTGCGGGCCTACCTCGGCTTCGACGAGGAGACCGCCTCTCTCTCGGCGGCGATCGAGCTCTCCCGCCCCGGCGCCGGCCCGCCCGCCACGGCGAAGACCGAGCGCCGCCTGATCTCGGTCTGGGCGCTCACGCCCCCCCTGCTGGCGATCCTCCTGGCCTTCGCCACCCGCCGCCTCTTCCCCTCGCTGATCTCGGCCATCGCCCTGGCCGCCCTCCTCTCGGCCCCCGACCTCACCCTCCTCGGCGTGGACTACGGCCTGAAGGAGTACCTCTGGGCGGCGACGGCCTCGGACGCCTTCAAGATCTGGATCCTGGTCTTCACCACCGCCCTCATCGGCATGGTGGGCGTCGCCACCCGCGCCGGGGGCGTGCAGGGCATCGTCGATCGGATCGCCACCCGGGCCCGCACCCGGCGGGCCACCCAGGGCGCCACCATGGGCATGGGCCTGGCCATCTTCTTCGACGACTACGCCAACACCATCGTGGTCGGCACGACCATGCGGGGCCTCACCGACAAGCTGCGCATCTCCCGGGAGAAGCTGGCCTACCTGGTCGACTCCACCAGCGCGCCGGTGGCCGGGGTGGCGCTGATCTCCACGTGGATCGGCTACGAGGTCGGCCTCTTCGGGGACCTCGGCACCTCCCTCGGCCTGGGCCTGGACGGCTACCAGCTCTTCTTCGCCGCCCTGCCCTACCGCTTCTACTGCGGCTTCACCCTGGTCTTCCTGATCCTGCTGATCTGGCTGCAGCGCGACTACGGCCCGATGCTGCAAGCCGAGCGCCGCGCCCTGCACGAGGGCAAGGTGCTGCGCGACGGGGCCGAGCCCCTCTCGGGAGCCGGGATGGAGCGCGTGGCCATGGAGCCCGGGGTGCGGCCCCTGGCGCACGTGGCCCTCCTCCCCATCCTGGTGGTGATCCTCGGCGCGGGCGTCGGGCTCTTCCTCGACGGCGGCGGCGGGGCGCAGCTCTCCGCCGACCCCGCCCGCTTCTTCACCTATGCCCTCTGGCGGGACGCCTTCGGCGGCGCGGAGAACTCCACCTTCGTCCTGGCCATGGCCGCCCTCGCCGGCAGCGCGCTGGTGGTCGCCCTGGCGCGCCTGCACCGCCTGCTCTCGCCCGACGCCATCGTCCGCTCCTACGCCCGCGGGGTCTGGTCCATGGCGCCCGCCGTGGTGGTGCTCATCCTCGCCTGGGGCATCAAGGCCGCCTGCGACGACGTGGGGACCTCGCACTTCCTCATCGCCTGGCTGCAGGACTCGATCTCGGTGAGTGCCCTGCCCCTGATCATCTTCATCCTGGCCGCCTTCGTGGCCTTCGCCACCGGCACCTCCTGGGGGACGATGGGCATCCTCATCCCCACCGCCGTGCCCCTGGCCTACCACCTCGGCGGAGAGGAGGCCCTCTTCGTGGCCGCCGCCGCCGTCCTCGACGGCGCCATCTTCGGCGACCACTGCTCGCCCATCTCGGACACCACCGTGATGTCGAGCATCGCCAGCGGCTCGGACCACCTCGACCACGTGCGGACTCAGATCCCCTACGCGCTGACCTCGATGGTCGCGGCCGGGCTCTTCGGCTACGTCTGGTGGGCGCTGGGGGCGCCCTACCCCGTCGGCCTGGGGCTCGGGGCCATGGCGCTCTTCGGGGTGATCCGCTTCGTCGGGCGGCCGGTGGAGGAGCCGGCGTAG
- a CDS encoding ankyrin repeat domain-containing protein, which produces MPSAHLHLLPTGLALLLLLGAVPTCLGGCRPTPRVERGKPKIVRQIRSAGMEYTARELREQARAGELENVRLFLEAGMDPDIRRHWRASRALHETCREGHARVAALLLRHGANIDARDPLASRTPLMSAAERGHREVVRVLLEHGADPALRDERGQTARDLARRHGHEEVVALLDSR; this is translated from the coding sequence ATGCCCTCAGCCCACCTCCACCTCCTGCCCACCGGGCTCGCCCTGCTACTCCTCCTGGGCGCCGTGCCGACCTGCCTCGGGGGCTGCCGCCCCACGCCGCGGGTCGAGCGGGGCAAGCCGAAGATCGTCCGGCAGATCCGCAGCGCGGGGATGGAGTACACCGCGCGGGAGCTGCGAGAGCAGGCCCGGGCCGGCGAGCTCGAGAACGTCCGGCTCTTCCTCGAGGCCGGGATGGACCCCGACATCCGCCGCCACTGGCGGGCCAGCCGCGCCCTCCACGAGACCTGCCGGGAGGGGCACGCCCGGGTGGCCGCGCTCCTCCTGCGGCACGGTGCCAACATCGACGCCCGGGATCCCCTGGCCTCGCGGACCCCCCTGATGAGCGCCGCCGAGCGGGGCCACCGGGAGGTGGTGCGGGTGCTCCTCGAGCACGGCGCCGATCCCGCCCTGCGCGACGAGCGCGGGCAGACGGCCCGCGACCTCGCCCGGCGCCACGGGCACGAGGAGGTCGTCGCGCTGCTGGACTCCCGCTGA
- a CDS encoding sigma-54 dependent transcriptional regulator: MSRDTTILVVDDQQSARTFLQGYLEGRGHRCVAAASAREALEVIDRGVIDLVITDLCMPEMDGLALLESIRERGPDLPVILVTAYATIETAVKAMKVGAYDYLKKPIEPEELTILVDRALAHQALVRENRLLRAEVEKKNRLDNLIGQSRPMQELFELVRRVAPVDYPVLVTGESGTGKELVARALHGLSARKKNTFLSVNCAAITETLLESELFGHEKGAFTGAMRARPGHFREASGGTLFLDEIGEMPLAQQAKLLRVLETGEVMPVGGDRTEKVDIRLVAATNRDPEEMVAEGGFRHDLLYRIDTVRVHLPPLRERPEDIPLLVDHFLKATTEKTGKSHTVSSATLQRLIAYPWPGNVRELAHAIEHGVLVASGERLEPGDLPARIAGKSGGGGGEGLLPNAGSSTFRAARLAFERAYLEDLLERAGGNISRAAAMAGLHRSTLHEKLRRHDLGGS; this comes from the coding sequence ATGAGCCGAGACACCACCATCCTCGTCGTCGACGACCAGCAGTCCGCCCGGACCTTCCTGCAGGGCTACCTCGAGGGGCGCGGTCACCGCTGCGTCGCGGCCGCCTCCGCGCGCGAGGCCCTCGAGGTGATCGACCGGGGCGTGATCGATCTGGTCATCACCGATCTCTGCATGCCCGAGATGGACGGCCTCGCCCTCCTGGAGTCGATCCGCGAGCGCGGCCCCGACCTGCCGGTGATCCTGGTCACCGCCTACGCCACCATCGAGACGGCGGTGAAGGCGATGAAGGTCGGCGCCTACGACTACCTCAAGAAGCCCATCGAGCCAGAGGAGCTGACCATCCTGGTCGACCGCGCCCTCGCCCACCAGGCGCTGGTCCGCGAGAACCGGCTGCTGCGCGCCGAGGTCGAGAAGAAGAACCGCCTCGACAACCTCATCGGCCAGAGCCGGCCGATGCAGGAGCTCTTCGAGCTGGTCCGGCGGGTGGCGCCGGTCGACTACCCGGTGCTGGTCACCGGCGAGAGCGGCACGGGCAAGGAGCTCGTCGCCCGCGCCCTCCACGGCCTCTCCGCCCGCAAGAAGAACACCTTCCTCTCAGTGAACTGCGCGGCCATCACCGAGACCCTGCTGGAGTCGGAGCTCTTCGGGCACGAGAAGGGCGCCTTCACCGGCGCGATGCGCGCGCGGCCCGGCCACTTCCGCGAGGCCAGCGGGGGCACCCTCTTCCTCGACGAGATCGGCGAGATGCCCCTGGCCCAGCAGGCCAAGCTCCTGCGGGTGCTCGAGACCGGCGAGGTCATGCCGGTGGGCGGCGACCGCACCGAGAAGGTCGACATCCGCCTGGTCGCCGCCACCAACCGGGATCCCGAGGAGATGGTCGCCGAGGGCGGCTTCCGCCACGACCTCCTCTACCGGATCGACACCGTGCGGGTGCACCTGCCGCCGCTGCGCGAGCGCCCCGAGGACATCCCCCTGCTGGTGGATCACTTCCTCAAGGCGACCACCGAGAAGACCGGCAAGTCCCACACCGTCTCCTCGGCGACCCTCCAGCGCCTCATCGCCTACCCCTGGCCCGGCAACGTCCGGGAGCTGGCCCACGCCATCGAGCACGGGGTCCTCGTCGCCTCCGGCGAGCGCCTCGAGCCGGGTGACCTGCCGGCCCGGATCGCCGGCAAGTCCGGCGGCGGCGGCGGCGAGGGCCTCCTCCCCAACGCCGGGAGCAGCACCTTCCGGGCGGCCCGCCTGGCCTTCGAGCGCGCCTACCTCGAGGACCTCCTCGAGCGCGCCGGCGGCAACATCAGCCGCGCCGCGGCCATGGCCGGCCTCCACCGCTCGACCCTCCACGAGAAGCTGCGCCGCCACGACCTCGGCGGCAGCTGA